A single genomic interval of Alligator mississippiensis isolate rAllMis1 chromosome 15, rAllMis1, whole genome shotgun sequence harbors:
- the USP21 gene encoding ubiquitin carboxyl-terminal hydrolase 21, producing MPQASEHRIGRGREQPVVTAQPKATTKLPTGHRALSQERHSSVLAAPSVTNGLSPVPKLRLLPSRPNPLDDRGKKLELDRGRASKRGDALRGSASRRGPLKADHGVKVPSSPQPGTMSGSASFSLPSGASLAGRDSERRRSNLLRSKSISIGDLSQAGGRGEEVSTMLSRLELRDHSPSCSHKLGLGVVALKRSSSLRRVNVSPGLDGRPMATLLSVRPEGCLRTHTTDPQTSEYARPQDHSMSGSPLQGKAPTAGRPEEKVFATHHTLLLGSGHIGLRNLGNTCFMNAVLQCLSSTKPLRDYCLRKEFHQEQPSASRAQQELTEAFADVITALWHPDSTEAVNPGRFKAIFQKYVPSFTGYSQQDAQEFLKFFMDRLHVEINRKGRRTPSILADAKRTSVLEDLDALSDDERANQMWKRYLEKEDSKIVDLFVGQLKSCLKCQACGYRSTTFEVFCDLSLPIPKKGFAGGKVSLHDCFSLFTKEEELDSENAPVCDKCRQRTRSTKKLTIQRFPRILVLHLNRFSTTRYSIKKCSVFVEFPLQQLNLKEFASEKAGSPVYSLYALCNHSGSVHYGHYTAFCRDQSGWRVYNDSRVTPISENQVQSSEGYVLFYELDDPHWKKQ from the exons ATGCCCCAAGCCTCCGAACACCGGATCGGCCGCGGCAGGGAGCAACCCGTTGTTACAGCCCAGCCTAAGGCTACCACCAAGCTTCCCACTGGACACCGGGCCCTGAGCCAGGAGCGCCACAGTTCTGTCCTGGCAGCCCCGTCTGTCACCAATGGGCTCTCTCCTGTTCCCAAACTTCGCCTCTTGCCTTCCCGGCCCAACCCACTAGATGATCGGGGAAAGAAGCTGGAGCTTGACAGGGGTCGGGCCTCAAAGCGTGGTGACGCTCTGCGTGGCTCAGCATCTAGGCGAGGGCCACTGAAGGCAGATCATGGAGTCAAGGTGCCCAGCTCTCCACAGCCTGGCACCATGTCGGGCAGTGCCTCTTTCTCCTTGCCATCAGGGGCATCACTGGCAGGGCGGGACTCTGAGCGCAGGAGAAGCAACCTCCTGCGCTCCAAATCCATTAGCATTGGggacctgagccaggcaggggggcgtggggaggaggtgagcaccATGCTGAGCCGGCTGGAGCTGAGAGACCACAGCCCATCCTGCAGCCACAAGCTGGGACTTGGGGTTGTGGCCCTGAAGAGGAGCTCCTCACTCAGGAGGGTCAACGTGTCCCCAGGACTGGATGGGAGGCCCATGGCCACGCTGCTCTCAGTCCGTCCAGAAGGCTGCCTGAGGACTCACACCACTGACCCCCAGACCTCGGAATATGCTCGTCCCCAGGACCACTCCATGTCTGGGAGCCCGCTCCAGGGCAAAGCCCCAACTGCAGGCAGGCCTGAGGAAAAGGTGTTTGCT ACTCATCACACACTCCTCTTGGGCTCTGGGCACATCGGACTCCGAAATCTGGGCAACACA TGCTTCATGAATGCTGTGCTCCAGTGCCTGAGCAGCACCAAGCCCCTGCGTGACTACTGCCTGCGCAAGGAGTtccaccaggaacagcccagtgcttCGCGGGCCCAGCAGGAGCTCACCGAAG CATTTGCAGATGTCATCACTGCCCTGTGGCATCCTGACTCCACTGAGGCTGTGAACCCTGGGCGCTTCAAAGCCATCTTCCAGAAATACGTCCCATCCTTCACAGGCTATAG CCAGCAGGACGCTCAGGAGTTCCTGAAGTTTTTCATGGACCGGCTGCATGTGGAGATCAATAGGAAGGGGCGCAGGACCCCCAGCATCCTCGCAGATGCCAAACGGACCTCGGTGCTGGAGGACTTGGATGCCCTGAG cGATGACGAACGAGCCAACCAGATGTGGAAGCGCTACCTGGAGAAAGAAGACAGTAAGATTGTGG ACCTCTTTGTTGGCCAGTTGAAAAGCTGCCTCAAGTGCCAGGCCTGTGGCTACCGCTCCACCACCTTTGAAGTCTTCTGTGACCTCTCCCTGCCCATCCCAAAG AAAGGCTTTGCTGGTGGGAAGGTCTctctccatgactgtttcagccTCTTCAccaaggaggaggagctggattcAGAGAATGCGCCG GTCTGCGACAAGTGCCGGCAGAGGACAAGAAGCACAAAGAAGCTCACCATCCAGCGCTTTCCCCGCATCCTGGTGTTGC ACCTGAATAGGTTCTCTACTACCCGCTATTCCATAAAGAAGTGCTCGGTCTTTGTGGAGTTCCCTCTCCAGCAGCTCAACCTGAAGGAGTTTGCTAGTGAGAAGGCAG GGAGCCCTGTATACAGCCTGTATGCGCTGTGCAATCACTCGGGCAGCGTGCACTATGGGCACTACACCGCCTTCTGCAGGGACCAGTCTGGCTGGCGGGTGTACAATGATTCCCG GGTGACCCCAATCAGTGAGAACCAGGTACAGTCCAGCGAGGGCTACGTGCTCTTCTATGAGCTGGACGACCCACACTGGAAGAAACAATGA
- the PPOX gene encoding protoporphyrinogen oxidase, giving the protein MARTVAVLGGGISGLSACYHLARAARAPRVVLLERGGRVGGWIRSTRARDGAVFEHGPRGLRPAGPRGASALRLVSELGLDADVLAVPGDHTASRHRFLFVRGALHPLPASLGGLVRTVPPFSRPLLWSLLRDLVVPRGRGPDESVHAFASRRFSAELADVAIDSLCRGVFAGDCRALSLRSCFPALFEAEQRHRSVLLGMALGAGKGPALDSALIRRARAERWSQWSLRGGMETLPEALLDFMRSRDVELHCHAAPKRLQLTADQRWQIILEDGSIVADHVISAIPAGALADLLPDEAEPLAQALRGIQAVSVGVVNLQYDDATLPVTGFGHLVPSFENSSLLGIVYDSVAFPEQNGAKGNSIRLTVMLGGAWFTQSFGDPETVLPATLLHQAQEAVRTQLGVLTTPSHSIVMVHKACLPQYTLGHCQRIETITQYLQQEGLPLSLVGASYEGVSVIDCLYSAKMAVARLLGQAC; this is encoded by the exons ATGGCGCGGACCGTGGCGGTTCTCGGCGGCGGCATCAGCGGCCTCAGCGCCTGCTACCACCTGGCGCGCGCCGCCCGCGCCCCCCGG GTGGTGCTGCTGGAGCGCGGCGGCCGCGTCGGGGGCTGGATCCGCTCCACGCGCGCCCGGGACGGCGCCGTCTTCGAGCACGGGCCCCGCGGCCTCCGCCCCGCCGGACCCCGGGGCGCCAGCGCGCTGCGCCTG GTCTCGGAGCTGGGGCTCGACGCCGACGTCCTGGCGGTGCCCGGAGACCATACGGCCTCGCGCCACCGCTTCCTCTTCGTGCGcggggccctgcaccccctgcccgccAGCCTCGG GGGGCTTGTACGCACCGTGCCACCCTTCAGCCGCCCGCTGCTCTGGAGCCTGCTGCGGGACCTGGTGGTGCCGCGGGGCCGCGGGCCGGACGAGAGCGTGCACGCCTTCGCCAGCCGCCGCTTCAGCgcggag CTGGCCGACGTGGCCATAGACAGCCTGTGCCGCGGGGTGTTTGCTGGGGACTGCCGGGCGCTGAGCCTGCGCTCCTGCTTCCCGGCGCTGTTTGAGGCTGAGCAGAGGCACCGCTCCGTCCTCCTGGGCATGGCCTTGGGGGCAG GGAAGGGCCCAGCCCTGGATTCAGCTTTGATCCGCAGGGCCCGCGCCGAGCGCTGGAGCCAGTGGTCGCTGCGCGGCGGCATGGAGACGCTGCCCGAGGCCCTGTTGGACTTCATGCGTAGCCGTGACGTGGAGCTGCACTGCCACGCGGCCCCGAAGCGCCTGCAGCTGACGGCCGACCAGCGCTGGCAG ATCATCCTGGAGGACGGCAGCATCGTGGCGGACCACGTGATCAGTGCCATCccggctggag CTCTGGCCGACCTGCTCCCAGATGAGGCCGAGCCACTGGCTCAGGCGCTGCGCGGCATCCAGGCAGTGTCAGTGGGGGTGGTGAACCTGCAGTATGATGATGCCACGCTGCCCGTCACG GGGTTCGGGCACCTGGTGCCCTCCTTTGAGAACAGCTCCCTGCTGGGCATTGTCTATGACTCGGTGGCCTTTCCAGAGCAGAACGGTGCCAAGGGCAATTCCATCCGGCTCACG gTGATGCTAGGAGGCGCGTGGTTCACCCAGAGCTTCGGGGACCCAGAGACCGTGCTGCCAGCCACGCTGCtgcaccaggcccaggaggcagtAAGGACGCAGCTGGGCGTGTTGACTACACCTTCCCACTCCATCGTCATGGTGCACAAG GCCTGCCTCCCCCAGTACACACTTGGCCACTGCCAGAGGATAG AAACCATCACCCAGTACCTACAGCAGGAGGGGCTGCCACTGAGCCTGGTCGGGGCCTCCTACGAGGGTGTCTCCGTGATCGACTGCCTCTACAGTGCCAAGATGGCTGTGGCCAGGCTCCTAGGCCAGGCCTGCTGA